GTTTTATCCAGCGCGCCGCTCAATGAGCAGGACAAGCTGGTATGCCTGCTGACCGCCAAGCGCGGGCTGCTCAAGGCCGTGGCCCCCGGGGCCGCCAAAATGAAAAACCGCTTCGGCTCGCTGTTCGAACTGCTCACGGCCGGAGATTTTTATTTCTACTGGAACGAGGAAAAGGAGCTGGCCACCCTGTCCAAGGGAGAAATCAAGGAGAGCTTTTTCGACGTCGTATCCAGCCCGGACAATATTTTCTATTTTTACCTGATCGCCGAAATCGTCCTCAAGTTTGTTCCCCCGAACCAGCACGACGAGCGGTTGTACAAGCTGCTGCTGGCGATCCTGCGCGGCCGCCGCGGCAAGCAATTGGCCATGGACTGGCTACTGCTCTATTTCCTGGTCTGGTTCCTGCGCAGCGAGGGGCTCCTTTTCAATCCGGGACATTGCGTCAACTGCTCGGCCACTCCCCTGCCCCGGGCCTGGGTGCGCCGCGATTATCGCGGCTTGCTCTGCGCCGGCTGCAAAACCGATGAACGCCTGACGCTCGGCCGGGAGGAACTGGCCTACATGCATTGGACCACCCGGCACCATCCGCGCGAGTCGGGAGCCTGGGCCGGCCGCTTCCTGCCGATTAGAGTATGAAGGTGACGCCCACCAAGGCACCGGCGCTGCCCCAGTCTCCGAAAGACATGTTGAAGCGCAGGTTGACGGCCATTTTGGGCTGGAAAAAGTAACGGCCATTCAGCAGGATGAAAGGATAGATGGCACCGGCATAACCGCCGCCGGTGGCGATGGCAAAACCCAGGCCGCCGCCTGCGGACAGATCGAGTTTGGGAACGTCCAGCATGGTGAAATGGTAGGCCACTTCGCCCGAGGGGACGATGAGTCCGCCGCCGCCCCAGAACCAGGCCATAACCGTGCCGCCGATGCCGATGTTTTCAGTCATGGCATATTCGACATTCGCGCCGAAGGGAAGGGTCCACGAGTTGAAACCGATCTGCGGAGTGACATACAAGGTGCCCTTGTTGAAAGAGAGGCCGGAGCTTTGCTTGACCGGCTTTTTGTAGTAGGCGGCGGTGAGCAATGAGGCGCTCAACAAAATTACCATAGTGATGAAAATAAACTTTTTAATATTCATTATTCCTCCTGTGCAAGGATGATGGCATAGTAAAAAAAAAAAGTCAACCACAATAGTTTATTTTATTCATTTTCAAGCGCCGGCCCCTGGCGCCGGCGTTACTCCCCGCTCATGGCCGCGGCCAGCGGCTTCAGCGCCGGGATGTTCTCGAGAATGATCTTCAGCGACGACGTGAGCGGCACGGCCAGGAACATGCCGACTACGCCCCACAGCCAGCCCCAAAAGATCAGCGAAAGCACGATGACGATCGGGGAAAGGTCCAGGCTCTTGCCCATGACCTGCGGTTCGAAGACGTTGCCCATGACGAAGTTCATGACCATCAGCGCGGCCGTGATCACCAGCAAACGCAGGCAGAAGCCGTACTTGAGAAAAGCGAACATGACCGGGAAAAAGGTCCCGATCAGCGAACCGACGGTCGGGATAAAATTAAAAAAGAAGATCAGCAGGGAACAGAAAATGACAAAATCGACCCGGCCGACCAGCAGGATCAGGGCGGCCAGCGCCGCCGTGAGCAGGCTCATCAGGGTTTTGACGAACAGGTAGTGCTGGACGCGGGTGTTGATGGCGACCTCGATGCGCTGCACGTCTTCCCCACGCTCGCGGGATAACGTTTTGACGACGCGGGTGACCATGGGGACTTTTTCGCCCAGCATGAACAGCAGCAGCAGCAGGATCAGCAGCAGGTTGCCGATGAAGTTGGTGAAACTGCCCATGGTCATCGAAACCATCGTCGTAATCTGTCCGGGATCGAACGTCTTTTCCCAATCGATGTTGGCGATGTATTTCTTGACGTCGAGGAACGGCAGGTTGAGGGAGGCCGACAGGCTCTTGGCCCTGTGGGTGATCCTGGCGCTGTAGGCGGGAAAATTGTCGACAGGAAGAGGCAGACGAAAATGATCAGCAGCAAGCCGATCATGATCAGGCTCTTGGGGATTTTCCGGGCGACCAGTTTGCGCATGACGCCATTGAGCATGAAATAGAACAGCAGGGCGATGAAGAAAGGAATGAAGATCTGCCGCAGTTCCTTGAGCACGAAAATAAAAAAAATAGCCGCGAAAAATGCGCAGAAAACCTTCAGAAAAAAAAGCCCGCCCTCGCTTCTATCCGCCATAATTGTCCATCGCAGCATTCACTTCGACGACTTCGGTGCGCTTGAACAGGATATAATCGGTGGTGAGTTCGTAGCTGTAGGAGAATTCGACCTTGCCGCCGCTCTTGAATTCGCTGTAGACCTCCAGCGGCTGCAGGGACCTCTTTTTCAAGATCTGCTCGACGATTTCCCTGATTTTGGCGTCGGTGAGCTGGCTGCCGCGGAAGATGCCCATTTCATCGAAAATTTCCTTTTTGATCTGCTTCTTTTCAATGCCGCTGCCGAAATACTTGACGGCCATCACTGCAGCCAGGACCAGGATGCAGAAGACAACCATGCTGGTAATGGTTATTTTTCCCTTTTGCATGTTCATTCCCTCCTCCAT
The window above is part of the Candidatus Aminicenantes bacterium genome. Proteins encoded here:
- a CDS encoding AI-2E family transporter gives rise to the protein MTMGSFTNFIGNLLLILLLLLFMLGEKVPMVTRVVKTLSRERGEDVQRIEVAINTRVQHYLFVKTLMSLLTAALAALILLVGRVDFVIFCSLLIFFFNFIPTVGSLIGTFFPVMFAFLKYGFCLRLLVITAALMVMNFVMGNVFEPQVMGKSLDLSPIVIVLSLIFWGWLWGVVGMFLAVPLTSSLKIILENIPALKPLAAAMSGE
- the recO gene encoding DNA repair protein RecO, with protein sequence MPQAHVSALVLSSAPLNEQDKLVCLLTAKRGLLKAVAPGAAKMKNRFGSLFELLTAGDFYFYWNEEKELATLSKGEIKESFFDVVSSPDNIFYFYLIAEIVLKFVPPNQHDERLYKLLLAILRGRRGKQLAMDWLLLYFLVWFLRSEGLLFNPGHCVNCSATPLPRAWVRRDYRGLLCAGCKTDERLTLGREELAYMHWTTRHHPRESGAWAGRFLPIRV